One genomic region from Anguilla rostrata isolate EN2019 chromosome 2, ASM1855537v3, whole genome shotgun sequence encodes:
- the pkmyt1 gene encoding membrane-associated tyrosine- and threonine-specific cdc2-inhibitory kinase, which produces MSLSQDAKHATTPLPLPAHFAQAQQPFSIKKRRLPFSSHSTSSSSLSPPPLLSQSLPPRPPSKGCPPLSRVFPHQSPSPWTPLSCSFTQPPPPPSLYDPCKSQSFFSQCFINLGLLGRGSFGEVYKVLSLQDGQHYAIKRSVQRFRGDRDRQRSVREARNHERLCPHPHILGFKAAWEERGHLYIQTELCCTSLLIHTEAQPHNPEESVAWAYLSDLLSALQHLHSRGFVHLDLKPANVFLTRSGRLKLGDFGLLLELTGDRRGQPGGKEREDREEGQEGDPRYMAPELLRGEYTPAADVFSLGVSILELACNMEVPKGGDGWQQLRQGSLPSEFVNGLSGDLQSVLRMMLSPDPSKRATVPQLLALPVVRRQRWRRQVSLLLTESLLFLFSLCQTVLSTARGLLASVRLPFLTARAPSVPCTPPRDSWEKDGDCSTPPFSFSYNDTESLAEDVVFFPEEMGPDYSPTLPHRSKSPIFVSGTSTPHPKTHTDSHHSPCPTHTPTHSYTHSHSLTHTPTSTHTSRLKHDQVATSDQRLVDTGIKAHTLTPSSAHNSAKTENQQPTATQTHSPVLNWIRPEPCLRPTFEPKNLLGLFDETALEGQS; this is translated from the exons ATGTCGTTGTCCCAGGATGCTAAACATGCCACCacacctcttcctcttccagcACATTTTGCTCAAGCCCAGCAACCTTTCTCCATCAAAAAAAGACGCCTTCCTTTCTCCTCACACTCCACTTCTTCCTcgtctctttctcctcctccactgcTCTCACAGTCTctacccccccgccctccatcTAAGGGCTGCCCCCCTCTCAGTCGAGTCTTTCCCCATCAGTCTCCATCCCCCTGGACACCCCTCTCCTGTTCCTTTACCcagcctccccctcctccatcacTTTATGATCCTTGCAAATCCCAGTCCTTCTTCAGCCAGTGTTTCATCAACCTTGGCTTGCTGGGGAGGGGCTCCTTTGGTGAAGTGTATAAG GTCCTCAGTCTCCAGGATGGACAGCATTATGCAATCAAGCGCTCAGTCCAGCGTTTCCGAGGTGATAGAGACCGGCAGAGAAGTGTCAGGGAGGCCAGGAACCATGAGCGCTTATGTCCCCATCCTCACATCCTGGGTTTCAAGGCTGCCTGGGAGGAGAGAGGTCATCTTTACATCCAAACGGAGCTATGCTGTACAAGCCTATTGATCCACACTGAAGCCCAGCCACATAACCCAG AGGAGTCGGTGGCGTGGGCCTACCTGAGCGACCTGCTGTCCGCCTTGCAGCACCTCCACTCCCGGGGCTTTGTCCACCTGGACCTcaagcctgccaacgtcttccTGACTCGGTCGGGCCGTCTGAAGCTGGGGGACTTTgggctgctgctggagctcacgggggacaggagagggcagccgggggggaaagaaagggaaGATAGAGAGGAAGGACAGGAAGGAGATCCAAGATATATGGCCCCAGAACTGCTGAGAGGAGAATACACTCCTGCTGCAGATGTTTTCAG TCTAGGTGTGTCTATTCTGGAGCTGGCCTGTAATATGGAGGTGCCGAAAGGGGGAGATGGTTGGCAGCAGCTCAGACAGGGAAGCCTGCCCTCTGAGTTTGTGAATG GTCTGTCCGGTGACCTTCAGTCAGTGTTGAGGATGATGTTGTCTCCTGATCCCTCTAAGAGGGCCACAGTCCCTCAGCTTCTTGCTCTCCCAGTGGTGAGGAGACAGAGGTGGAGACGGCAGGTTTCTCTGCTACTGACCGAGTCCCTGCTATTCCTGTTCTCCCTCTGTCAG ACGGTGTTGTCAACAGCAAGGGGGCTCCTGGCTTCTGTCCGCCTCCCATTCCTCACTGCCCGGGCACCTTCCGTGCCTTGCACCCCTCCCAGAGATAGCTGGGAAAAAGATGGGGACTGCAGCACCCCTCCTTTTAGCTTCTCATACAATGACACAGAGAGCCTAGCGGAAGATGTGGTGTTTTTTCCAGAAGAAATGGGACCAGATtactctcccaccctccctcatAG ATCGAAATCTCCGATATTTGTGAGTGGCACTTCCACCCCTCATCCAAAAACTCATACTGACTCTCACCACAGTCCATGTCCcactcacactcccacacataGCTACACACATAGCcatagtctcacacacactcccactagcacacacacaagtagatTGAAACATGATCAAGTAGCCACTTCTGATCAAAGGCTAGTAGACACAGGAATTAAAGCACATACTTTGACACCCTCTAGTGCACATAATTCTGCCAAAACAGAGAATCAGCAGCCGACAGCCACTCAGACTCATAGTCCGGTCCTAAACTGGATCAGACCTGAGCCTTGCTTGCGACCCACGTTTGAGCCCAAGAACCTCCTCGGCCTGTTTGATGAGACCGCACTGGAAGGACAGTCCTGA